DNA from Fusarium falciforme chromosome 7, complete sequence:
CAGAGGTTATAGACATTTCTGGCAGAATCCTCACGCCGGGATTCATCGACACCCACAGACACGGCTGGCAGACTCTCTTTAAGACCATGATGTCAAACATCACTCTCGTCGAGTACTTTGGCCGCTTTTCCGAGTATGCCGCTGCCGGTCGCCTCGACGCTGAACAAGTTTACATCAGTCAGCTTTCTGGCCTCTATGAGGCGCTCAATGCGGGCACCACCACATCGCTGGACCACGCTCATCATACCTGGTCAGACGATACAGCTTGGGCAGGTTTGAATGCCAGCATCGACAGTGGAGCGCGAGTGTTTTGGTCATACGCTTTCCATGAGGTTGCCAACTACACCATCTCGCAGCAGCTCGTCAACTTTCGCGACATTGTAGAATCGGCTTCGGTGAAGGATACGCCTGTTAGCATTGGCGTGGCTTTTGACGGCTTCACCCCTGCTACTGCCAACTCCAAATCGGTAGATGAGGTCTTCAGCCTTGCCAGGTAAGTTCACATCCGTGTCCGGGAAGAAAGAAGTGTGTTTAACAGTATCGCCTTCCAGAGAGCTTGACGTTGCTGTCATCACTACGCATAGCAGCGGCGGTCCATATGGGGGTAAGTGTTGTCCAATTTTTGTGCTTAACTTGTGCAACTAATCATCCGCAGCCGATAACTCCCCAGTGAACCTGAACGCTCTCGATATGCTGAACATAAGCATCCCTGTTGTCTTCTCTCACGTTACAGCCCTCACCCACGAAAGCGCCATGCTGTTGCGTAGCACCAATCAGCACATAGCAATTACCCCAGAGACTGAAATGGGAATGGGAATTGGACACTCGTACAGTGCGCTAATCATGGACCAAGCTGCTCTGGGTGTTGACACTCATGCGTACGGTTCGACCGACTTGATGATTCAAGCTCGCCTGTGGCTGCAAAGCACACGCGAGAAGATCAATGACAAGATTCTACAGAACTGGCAGATCCCGGCAACGTCCCCTATGAGCGTTGCCCAatccttcctcctcgccacGCGAAACGGCGGTCTTGCTCTGCGCCGCCCGGACCTGGGCGTGTTGAGTGTTGGTGCCAAGGCTGATGTTGTCGTCTGGGACGGCACCGGCCTCGGCATGCTCGGCTGGGTCGACCCTGTGGCTGCAGTTATGCTGCATTCCAGTGCCGGCGATGTCGAACACGCCCTAGTCGACGGCAAGTTTGTTAAGCGTCATAACAAGATTGTTGCTGGAAACTTGGAAAAGACCAAGGCGCGTTTCCTGAAGGCTGCCAAGCGGGCACAGGATGATTGGCGAAAGATCCCCTATCCGGAGAGGGAGGAACTCTTCTCGACAGGCGCTAGACTTCGGGACCCTGAACCTGTAGATGTTCAGGCTGGGGACGGCAACGGCTATGGTCAACTTTTCCTCTAGATCACCTTCTCGGATTTACTCAAGAGGGATAGCAAATTAAGTGACAGGATTGGAGGTTTGATGTATCATTGGTTGCTGATGGAGAATTCACAGGGGAGCAGGTGGTGTTTAAAGCTCTTGGATCCAGAACGAAACTCCTGAACTTAGTCAGTTTTGTGCCTCACCAAGGATTCACTAGTTATGGCACAAGTGAAACTTCCCTTTTAGAGAACTCCGCCTCGCGTGTTCCCGTTCGGGTTACTCTGTGGTGATGTGACAGCTGTTGACTTCCAGTGGCGGGAGTTGATTCACGTCAACTACATTCTGTACTTTGGGCAGATTCATGGTCCTCCCCGGGAGTGACAACGAAAACGGAACCATCAAGTaccttgttctcctcccCTCTGGGGGCGCTGTATTGTTGACTAGCTACGGAGAAAATCGGGAAAAGACTCTATTTTGGCACGGAGAGTCAGTCTCAGATTACTACTTGATGACGAAGTTGAAAGACAATGTTGATGATCGTTGACCCGTAACGGGATCAATTGAGCCTTCCCGATGTCGCGTCAACAATGTCTCTTTCTCCCATGTCTTGGCCACAAGCAAGAGGCCACACCTGGGCATGCATCAGGGCAAACTGTGCTCACTCATTTCCTTGTGATTGCTCTGTCGAGTGTAGATCTGGCTGTCGGCAGACAAGAGGCGACCAGTCATTTCGGATTGAATCAGCTCCCCGCTCGCCACGATATCAGGGCCCTCTTGGCGCCAGATCGAGTGAGACATGCGCTCCACCGGTGAATCTCCTCAACCACACATTGGCCAAGATATCGACTCATGGGCGCATCTCTTGTGTCACTCATCTGGAACACACATGCGCGAAATTCCTGGCAGAGGAACTTGGTAGCGTCGTCTGGGCCAACCTTTAACATGTAGCATTCCATCAGTGTAGATGATCTTCATCGCTAGATCTTTCCGTGCACCCTTTGCGTGAAAGGTTTCAGCCTCATGCTGAGCCCATTGGTGATGCTCCGCCACGGGCCGTGCCGTGTTTGCCTCATTCGTAATTCTGCATTCGTTGGCAAAGTGGAGGTCCTGGAGCTCGCACTCCACGATGAGACTTGCCTGGCGAGTATACTGATGACGTAGTCTTCGACATTGGGAGTAGCCAAACTGAGAGTTTTCTCGGTGTCTGCAGTCACACTAGCCGCTATCCTTCTGTCTATAAATATCGAGCTCTTCCGTCGTCCAAGAGCATAATCTCCGCCAGCATAACCATTTCTCTAACAACAAACACCTACATCAAACACAAGGCATCCAAACCACCCAACCTCCGCCATGGCTGTAAGTTCAAGAGCTACGCGACAAACCCCACCAGGACTAACAAAAGTCCCCTTTCCAGAAGTTGATCCAAGTCCGATCCAATGGTGGCGACATCATCGACGAGAGAACCATCCGAGAGTGAGTTCATTAGCAAAGACAGATCGGATCCTGCCCATATTAACACCGAGCCAGGATTATCGACAGCAACTCCGAATACTCCTTCCTACCTTCCCCTCTCATCTTCCCTCCCATCTACATGCTCAAGTAAGTTAATGGTCCAGTTGTTTATGGTTGTCGTTGTGAATAGTTTTATAGGGGCCCTGAGGAGCTCGCAACGAAGCTCCGTGAGAAGCTTG
Protein-coding regions in this window:
- a CDS encoding Amidohydro-rel domain-containing protein, which produces MVSTGFSIAIFALVKATCPVYASSILFSSGTIIAYDNEVNDLNVIRNGNLLVERDRITAIWSADKEAPVSVPSDTEVIDISGRILTPGFIDTHRHGWQTLFKTMMSNITLVEYFGRFSEYAAAGRLDAEQVYISQLSGLYEALNAGTTTSLDHAHHTWSDDTAWAGLNASIDSGARVFWSYAFHEVANYTISQQLVNFRDIVESASVKDTPVSIGVAFDGFTPATANSKSVDEVFSLARELDVAVITTHSSGGPYGADNSPVNLNALDMLNISIPVVFSHVTALTHESAMLLRSTNQHIAITPETEMGMGIGHSYSALIMDQAALGVDTHAYGSTDLMIQARLWLQSTREKINDKILQNWQIPATSPMSVAQSFLLATRNGGLALRRPDLGVLSVGAKADVVVWDGTGLGMLGWVDPVAAVMLHSSAGDVEHALVDGKFVKRHNKIVAGNLEKTKARFLKAAKRAQDDWRKIPYPEREELFSTGARLRDPEPVDVQAGDGNGYGQLFL